The Phormidium yuhuli AB48 DNA window CTGGGAGCGGCAAGGGGTGGGTTATGTCTCCTCCTTTTCTCTGTGTCCTCTGTGCCTCTGTGGTAACCCTGTTGCCTATTGCCTTCCCCCCCTATTGCCTTCTTCACCCTATTCCCTGTTCCCTTACTCCCGTGTCTAAAAAACTATCTGTTGAGCTTCAGGGCTATTTTTTTTCGGAAGAGCGCGGCGATCGCGTTAGCTTATCTGATGTGGTGGTCATTGCTGGGGAACGAGCGTTTGGGTTCCTCTTTGTTTTGCTCTCAATTCCTTCGGCATTACCGATTCCTGCACCAGGTTATTCGATTCCCTTTGGGGTTCTGATTTTTTGGCTTTCAGGTCAATTAGTTTTAGGGCGGAAACGCCCCTATCTTCTGAAAAGATGGCTGTCTAAAGATGTTCCACTCAAGACGGTTCAGGGGATTTTGCGCAAAGGACTGCCTTGGCTGCGACGCATTGAAGTGCTTTCTCGCCCCCGTTGGAGTTTTATTTGTACTCGTTTAGAAGGACGGGTCGTTATTGGGGTTGCCCTGGCGTTGATGGGGATATCGATGATGACGCCGATTCCTCTAACCAATACATTGCCAGCGATTGGTGTCTTTGTGACGGGGTTTGGCTTGTTTGGAGATGATGGGGTGATTACCTTAGGAGGATTAGTCATTTGTGTGATGGGACTAATCCTAACTCTGTCGATTATTATTTTCGGCTATGAAGCGGTGTCAGCGGTGATTAATATGATTCGGCAATAGGGAATAGGGAACAGGGAATAGGGAACAGGCATAACCCACCCCTAACCCCTCCCAGGAGGGGAAAGCAATAGGGGGGAAAGAAGATGAAAAAGGGCACAGCTTTTAGGGCTGGCCCGGGTTATCGTTATTATTCCAATTACTTGTCACCGTTACTGGTGACATTCGCCCTGAATTAATGTTGATTACTCAACAAATAATGCCCGCGAGGTGATGTCATCTCGACTGAGTTGCTGATCGGAGGTTGGGACGGGTTCTGAGGGGGTTGGAGCGCCAAACTCGTCGCTGACTGGGGCGGGGGTTCGGGCTAGCTGACGATTACTGAAGCTGAGTGGGGGTTGAAGGCCGGCGACGGCGGCGACGAAGAGGGCCGCGATCGCACTTCCTCCCCAAGCGAGACGTTTTTGTCGTTGCTGGCGCATCCGAGCGAAGACTTTGGCGGTGGTTTCTTCGCTAGACACAGGACTCTCGGGAACCGGCATCAGTTGTACCCCGGAACTGATATGGGATAACTGTTCGTAAATCTTCTGAGCTTGAAGATCGCAGGCCAACAAGTATTCAGCCTGTTTACGCTCCTGTGGCGTCACTTCCCCATCAAGGTAGCAGCTCATTAGTACGAATAGGTCTTCCTCCCATTCTGCATCGTAGGATGAGGGTCGGTTCCTAAGTTGGTCATCGAAATCGTTGAGAGTCATGATGCAATTCACCACCTAGCTGTTCAAGAGTAACAGCGACGTATTCTAGTTACAATCCGCCACTTCCGTAATTTTACTGACGATGGTTGAGTTGATAAAGTTTCAGGGATGACGTCAGTACGCTCCGGCGTTAATCCAGTACGAATACGGTACTACCTGGCTTGACGTGCAATGATGGGTTTAAGGTTCCTGATCTAGGCTAAGTATCGATGTAGGTTTGTAATTCGGCTTGTAGGCGATGACGGGCCCGAGCAATTCGGGATTTCACGGTTCCTAGGGAGACGCCGGTGATTTCGGCAATTTCTTCGTAGGCCATTCCCTCAATCTCGCGTAAAACGATTGTGGTACGGAAGGCTTCGGGCAGGTCGGCGATCGCTAACCTGAGTTTATGATAGAACTCATCGGTGGCCAGTGCATCATCCGGGCCGGGGTCATCGGTGGCAATTTCCCATTCTCGTTCGCCATCATCAGTTTTGAAGGTAGCATCGAGGGAGAGAGGGGGTCGGACTCGCTTGCGTTTACGCAGTTCGTCGTAAAACAGGTTTGTGGTGATGCGACTGAGCCAGCCTTTAAATTTAACTGGATCTTGGAGTCGCCGCACATTACGATAGACACGAATCCAGACCTCTTGCGCCAAGTCTGAGCGATCTTGCCAGTCGGGGGCCAGATGGTACAAAACCTTGTCTACGTAGGACTGATGGCGGCGCAGTAACTCGGCGAAAGCGGCCCGATCTGGGCGTGCGCCAAGTTGGCAACGACGAACTAACTCTAAATTAGAAAGTTGAGCCGGAGGAACCACGGGTGTTTGGGGAATGGTCGCCTCAACCGCAGACCAGGATAATGAAATAGAATGTGTCATGGGCATCTCAGGGCGATCAGGAATCTACCTATTTTTGGGAAGACGTTGGACTAATGCTAAGAGTTCCCGGAATCTTGCTCCTGGTCTGTGGTTAGGTTAATGAACTGTCACTAATTCCCCATCATAGGCGCTCTCTAACTCTGGCGACGACCCTCTGCCCTGAATTGTTAAAAATCTCAAGAACTGGCCGAGCTTGGTGTCTTGTGTGATCTCTGTTGAACCCCTGTAATCATGAACAGCATTTTGACGTTTTATGGAAGCCGAGACGAGATTGATAGTCTCAATAGCGAGGCTCAGATGCTGTTCGGGTATAAGAACAAGGCGTTGCGGGGTCAACCCCTGAGCCGGTTATTTCCCGATTGGGGTCAGGATCGCTTGCCCCAACAGGGACGGCGGGCTGATGGTACGGTGTTTCCCTGTGAGCTTGAGCTGTTGGAGGGAGAGGTGGCGTCTGTGCTGATTTGTCGGCCATTGGGGGCGAATTTTGGGTCTAATGATGAACGGCTGCTGCTGGCGAGATTTGTGGATGATGCGCCTGTGGCTATTGCTATGTTCGATCGCCAGATGAACTATTTGCGGGTCACCCGACGCTGGTTGAGTGAGTTTCAGGTTCAGATGCCTGATATTGAGGGGCGATCGCACTATCAGGTCTTTCCTCTCTTCCATCAAGATCCCGAGGCCCTCAGCCGTTGGCAACGTCGACAACAATCCTGTTTGGCGGGTAATGTCGAAACGGGGGATGATGAGCCAGTCCGTCAGGGTCAGGGGGGGTTAGAGTGGTATCGCTGGGAAATGCGACCCTGGAAAACAGGGGCTGATGAGGTTGGGGGGGTTCTGCTGTGGATGGGCAATATTACGCATACCAAGATAGTTCAGGATGAACTCTATGAGTCTAAGGAGGCGGCTGAAGCGGCGAATCGCTCCAAAAGTACGTTTTTGGCCAATATGAGTCATGAGCTGCGCACCCCCCTCAATGCGATTATCGGTTACAGTGAAATGCTCAGTGAAGAGGCTCAGGATGATGGCTATGAAGAAATTGCTTCGGATTTAGAGAAAATTCGCGGAGCGGGCAAACATTTGCTCTCGTTAATTAACGATATTTTGGATATTTCCAAGATTGAAGCTGGGCGCATGGATCTGTATATTGAGGCGTTTGATCTCAATGCCTTGATGTTGGAAATTGAGGCTACCGCTACGCCGTTGATTGAGGAAAAAGCCAATACTTTAATCCTCAAGGGCGACCCGACTTTGGGAAATATGTATGCAGATTTAACTAAAGTTCGTCAAGTTCTCTTCAACTTAATTAGTAATGCGGCTAAGTTTACCCAGCAGGGAGAGATTACGTTTGAGATCCGCCGAGAGGTGCAAGATGAGCGTTCCTGGATTATCTTTGAGGTGAGCGATACGGGAATTGGGATGACGGCTGAACAGTTGGCGAATATCTTTACGGCTTTTAGTCAGGCGGATGCGTCGACCACTCGTAAGTATGGGGGAACAGGGTTAGGCTTGGCGATCGCCCGCCATTTCTGTCAGATGATGGGGGGCGATTTACAAGCGACCAGTGAGCCGGAGGTGGGCTCACGTTTTGCAGTTCGCCTTCCTGCTGAGCCGATTGATATTCTGGAGGAGTCTTTTGAGCATGGGATGAGTCAGGAGACCCAATCTGAAGCGACTGGGGTTATCCTGGTGATTGATGATGATCCAGATACTCTCGATTTAATTTCACGACGCTTGATCAAAGACGGCTTTTGTGTGGAAACCGCCACAAATGGTGAAATTGGCTTGAGCAAAGCCCGTGAGTTACATCCTGATGCCATCATTTTGGACATTCTTATGGAAGGGATGAGTGGCTGGAATGTGTTATCGGAACTCAAGGCAGATCCAACATTGGTCGATATTCCCACGATTGTAGCCACGATTCTTGATGACCGCAATATTGGTTTTACGTTAGGGGCTTCTGACTATCTTGTTAAACCTGTTGACAACCAGCAATTGACACGACTGTTGGCAAAATATCAAGGAAAATTGGATGGCCGGGCTTCATCCCGCCGCCGTCGTATCTTAGTGGTTGAAGATGACGATATGAACCGAGAAATGCTGCGCCGAACGTTGGAGAAGTTCGGTTGTAATGTGGTGGAAGCCAACAATGGACGAGCCGCGTTGGATGCAGTGGCGGCCGAGGCCCCTGACTTGGTGTTGCTGGATTTGATGATGCCGGAAATGGATGGGTTTGGCTTCTTGACTGAGTTCCGCGAAAATCCTCAATGGCGCTCTATCCCTGTGGTGGTGGTGACGGCCATGGAGTTGACGGCTGGCGATCGCCAGCGTCTCGATGGCTGTGTTACCCATATTCTGGAAAAAGGGACGGCAACCCGAGAAGAATTGCTCTATGAAGTCCGAGAACGGTTATTTGCCAGTCTTAAGCGATCGCCTACAGAATCTTCAGGAAAATGGGAGAATGGGTAAGCTGTATCAGGAGATCTCGAACTGTGCTAGATCCACGTCACCTACGTCTTGAGCTGTCCTGGCTCGGAGGAGGACACGACCAGGGGAGATTGGCTAAGGATGGCTAAAATTCTACTGGTTGAAGATAACGAAATGAACCGAGATATGCTCTCCCGTCGTCTGAGGCGTAAGGGCTATGAGGTGTTGGTGGCCACTAATGGTGCTGAAGGGGTTGATCTGTCAGTCAGCGAAACCCCGGACTTAATTCTCATGGATATGGGGCTACCGGTGATGGATGGCTGGGAGGCCACCCGTAGGATTAAAGGGGAGTCAAAAACTCAACAAATTCCGATTATCGCGCTGACGGCTCACGCCATCGCGGGCGATCGCGAGAAATGTCTGGCCGCCGGCTGTGATGATTATGATACAAAGCCAGTCGAATTTCCCCGCCTACTGGCAAAAATTCAAACCTTCTTATCCTAAGGCGCAGTGTCCTATGATTGATGATGCCAATGTCCAACGCTTGACGCAGCTAACACGACTCGGAGTCCTGGGGGGCTGCGGGTTTGTCGCGCTCGCCTGGCTTTTGGATCTGTGGGCTAACCCTTTGCCAGAGGGTTTCTGGCTGCTGCAACGTCATCTGGAAAACCCGGTGTTGTGGCTGATTGATACGATTCCGATTCTCAGTGGGTTAGTTGCGCATCGTTTTGGCCAACAAATTGCGCGGCGGGATTTGGAACAACAGCAGCAACGGCAAACGCTGAAAAATCAAAGCCGGGCCCTGGTTGATTTGGCTCGCAATCAACAATTTGAAACGGGCAGTGTTTCGGCAACGTTGAAAGGGATTGCTCAAACGGCTGCTCAGATTGTTAATGTGGCTCGGGTGAGCATTTGGCAGTTTGATGGCGATCGCCTGGTCTGTTTAGAGGTTTATCGACGCTATAACAATAGCCATGGTAAAGGTACGAGCCTTGCGACTCGTGATCTGCCTAAGTATACCCTGGCGCTGGAGAGCGATCGCTGTTTGGCCATCTCCGATGTGCGAGCGGACTCACGAACGCTGGCCCTGGCACAAGCCTACTTTACCCCACACGAAATTGTGGCCGTTCTCTGCGCCCCGGTGCGTCTGGGTCGCAAAATGGTGGGGGTCGTTTGTTGTGAACAGGCCCAATTGCCGCGACGTTGGAGCGTGGAAGAACGAACCTTTGTAGCTTCCATTGGTGACTTTGTGGCGTTAGCTCTACAAACGGGCGATCGCACGTCAGCGGAGGTGGCCCGCTGGGAAAGTGAAGAACGGTTCCGTTGGCTTTCGGAAGCTACTTTTGAGGGCATTATCATTCATGCTGATGATGCCATTCTCGATACCAATCAGGCCCTAGGAAGCCTATTTGGCTATTCCGATACAGAACTGCTGGCCATGAACCCTTTAGAACTGTTTGCCCCCGACTGTCGAGTTGCTGCCCGAGATCCCCTGCGCTCTGGGTCGGAAAGAACCTGTGAATTAACGGGATTACGGCGAGATGGGAGTCTGTTCCCGGTGGAAATTCAAGGCCGTTCCCTACCCTACTATGGCAATAAAGTTCGGGTGACGGCGGTACGGGATATTAGTGAACGTAAAGCCACAGAACTGGCCCTACGCCAGAGTGAAGCCCGCTATCGAGCTATTTCAGAACTGGCGTCGGACTATATTTATGCCGCTGAGGTGGGTGAGGATGGCCGTTTATCTGTGCAATGGGCCACCCAGTCTTTTGAACAGATTACCGGCTATAGCATGGACGAAATTCAGGACTTGGGAGGATGGTCTGGGGTGATTCATCCTGAAGACCAAGGGAAAGCCCGTCGCTTTGGCGCAGATGAAGTCCAAGATTGGCATGGGATGCGGGAATATCGCATTATCACTAAACAGGGTCAGACGCGCTGGCTGCGGGACTATGCACGTCCAGATGGAGACTGGGAGGAGGGTCAGTCCCTGCGGTTACTGGGGGCGGTGAAAGATGTGACCCTAGCTAAACAGGCGGAGGCAGAACTGTATCGGGCTAAGGATGCGGCGGAAGCGGCGAATCGGTCAAAAAGTGCGTTTTTGGCGAATATGAGTCATGAACTACGAACTCCCCTCAATGCCATTATTGGCTATAGCGAAATTTTGCAGGAAGAGGCCGCCGAGGAGGGCAATGAGGATGCCGTGCAAGATGTGCAAAAGATTCGCACGGCGGGAAATTATCTCTTGGCTCTGATTAACGATATCTTGGATATTTCTAAGATTGAAGCTGGGAAGATGGAGCTTTATCTGGAATCGTTTGATATCGCAGCCTTAATTGAGGAGGTCTGCATCACGGTTGAACCCTTGATAGGGAAACATCATAATGCCTTAACCATTAAGGCGGATGATGAATTGGGGCAAATGCAGGCGGATTTAACTAAAGTTCGACAAGTCCTGTTAAATTTGCTGAGCAATGCGGCTAAGTTTACCGAGGAGGGGCAGATTACCCTGGAGGTTCACCGAGAGACGGAGAGGATTTATTTCCGAGTGGTGGATACGGGAATTGGCATGAGTGAGGCACAGGTGAGTCAGTTGTTTGAACCCTTCACTCAGGCGGATGCGTCCACTACGCGCCAATACGGGGGAACGGGCCTGGGGTTAACGATTAGCCGTCGCTACTGCCAAATCATGGGCGGGGAGATTACAGTGGAGAGTGAGTTAGGGTGCGGGTCGACCTTTACGGTGGAGTTGCCCCTGATGGTGAATCGCTTGGAAATCGCTGTCAAGTCCTGAGTCTCTCTCCCTTGAGGCTTTGACAATAGGGTACACTGAGACGACAGCTCAGGATGGGCGATCGCCTCGTGGCCTGAGCGGTTTGCTCTGTCTCCCGCCGAATTTTTTGCTGACCAGAGGAGTTCGTTCATGACATCGCCAGAAACTGCTAGAGTCTTAGTTGTTGATGATAATGAAGCTAATCGAGATCTACTCAGACGACGGTTAAAACGCCAAGGCTATGAGGCCATGGTTGCTGAAGATGGCTTTCGCGCTCTGGAGTTGATGGCGGAACATTCGTTTGATTTGGTGTTACTCGATATTATGATGCCGGGGATGAACGGCTATCAAGTTTTGGAAAAAATGAAGGCAGACGCCGACCTTCGTGATATTCCGGTTTTGGTGATTTCAGCCTTGGATGATATTGAAAGTGTTGTTAAATGTATTGAATTGGGGGCAGAAGACTATTTACCAAAGCCCTTTAATCCCATTTTGCTCAAAGCGCGGTTAGGAGCCTGTCTGGAAAAAAAGCGTCTAAGAGACCAAGAAAAGGCATACCTAGAAAAACTAACAATTGAGCAAGGAAAATCGGAACGACTTTTGTTAAGTATTTTACCCAAACCGATTGCAGAACGATTAAAGCAAAATCCCAGAACGATAGCGGATAGTTTTAATGATGTGACGGTTTTGTTTGCGGATATTGTTGGCTTTACCAAGTTATGGTCACGAATTTCTCCGACGGAGTTAGTGGAGTTACTCAATGAAATTTTTTCAGGGTTCGATAAATTAGCCGAAAAAAATGGGCTAGAAAAAATAAAAACCATTGGAGATGCCTATATGGTGGTGGGGGGGTTACCGATTCCTCGGGAGGATCATGCTGAGGCGATCGCCCAGATGGCCTTGGATATGCAGCACCGTATGGCTCAGTTTAATCGCGGTGACCATGAACCGTTTAGTATCCGCATTGGCATCAATACGGGGCCGGTGGTGGCGGGGGTGATTGGAACCAATAAGTTTATTTATGACCTCTGGGGGGACACGGTCAATACGGCCAGCCGTATGGAGTCCCATGGTATTGCCAACACCATACAGGTGACAGAAGCCACCTATGAACGCTTAAAGGATTCTTTTGAATTTGAGCGGCGAGGGGTGATTGATGTCAAAGGAAAGGGTAAGATGACCACATATTTACTGCTTGATCGCCTGCCTGCACTGCCATGACGAATTCTGTTGTTTGTACTCATCAAGAAATGGGTCGTTCTCTGTCCTCGTCTTGGGGATGGCTGATGGGACTGGTGAGCCTGATTCTCCCCAGTGGGGTGATGGCCCAGGAGAGTCCTGCTTGGGTCGAACCCTGTTTGCAAGAACTGCGACAGCAGTATTCCCTAGCTGTTCCCGGTGGTGGACTGAATCAGCCCGTCACCCGGGGAGAGTTAAGCCAGCTCCTCCACCAAATTAAGACCTCCAGTACCCCTCTTGGGGAGAATTTACCTCGATTTACGGAACACCAGGGGACGGAGTTCTACACCGTCGACCCCCATCGCCACGTCTCCCGCTGGCAACTTTGGGAGACTTTGACGGAGGAGTTTGGTTATCAGGCGGCTAACCCCCCTCGGGAGACCCTGCGGCGTTATTATCGAGATGGCATTCTGGTTCAGGATGATACGGCGTTAGAGGCGATCGCAGCGGCGGCGGAACGGGGGTTAGTGGTGAATCCTTCGGGGGCCGATTGGCTGTATCCCTATCGTTTAGCCAGCCGGGCCGATGTGGTGGCGAGTCTCTGTCAAGTGCTGGCGTTGGATCAGCCTGAGTTTATGGCCTTAGTTCCTGGGGAGTTTGTGGCCCCGATTGAGGTTCCGGAATTGCGGGGGGTTTGGCTGACGAATGTGGACAGTGAGGTCTTATTTTCCTCTCAGGCTCTACAGGAGAGCTTTGAACGGCTCCATCGTCTCAATTTTAATACGGTGTATCCGGTGGTTTGGAATTGGGGCTATACCCTCTATCCCAGTGAGGTGGCTGAACCGGTCATTGGTCGCGCTGTGGACCCGGAACCGGGCTTGCAGGAGCGTGATATGTTGGCTGAGGCAGTGGAGTATGGTCAGGAGTTGGGGTTACGGGTGATTCCCTGGTTTGAGTTTGGGTTTCAGGCCCCGTCTTATTCTGAGTTGGCGCGACGAAATCCAGAGTGGTTAACCCAACGGGCCGACGGAACTCAGACGATTATGGAAGGGGAACATGAGCGGGTTTGGTTGAATCCCTTTCACCCGGAGGTTCAGGAGTTTATTCTCGATTTGGTGTTAGAAATTGTCGAGAATTATGATGTGGATGGGATTCAGTTTGATGACCATTTTGGCTTGCCGGTGGAGTTTGGTTATGATGACTATACAGTAGAGTTATATCGCCGCGAGCATGATGGGGAAGACCCGCCGGAGGATTTTAATGACCCGGATTGGGTGCGTTGGCGGGCGGACAAAATCACTGAGTTTATGGGGCGGACGTTTGAGGCGGTGAAGGCGGTTAACCCCCAGGCGGTGGTCTCGGTATCGCCGAATCCTCAGCATTTTGCCTATGCACGGTATTTACAGGATTGGCAGCGGTGGCAGGAGTTGGGGTATATGGAGGAGTTGGTGTTACAGGTGTATCGCAGTGATATTGAGGTGTTTATTGGTGAGTTGAACCGTCCTGAGGTGTTGGCGGCCCGTCGTGAAATTCCGGTGGCGATCGCGGTTTTGGCGGGGTTACGCAATCGTCCGACGGAAATGCCACTAATTGAGGAGAAGGTGCGGACGATTCGTAATCAGGGGTTTGCGGGAATGTCGTTTTTCTTCTATCAGAGTCTCTGGGA harbors:
- a CDS encoding exopolysaccharide biosynthesis protein, whose amino-acid sequence is MSKKLSVELQGYFFSEERGDRVSLSDVVVIAGERAFGFLFVLLSIPSALPIPAPGYSIPFGVLIFWLSGQLVLGRKRPYLLKRWLSKDVPLKTVQGILRKGLPWLRRIEVLSRPRWSFICTRLEGRVVIGVALALMGISMMTPIPLTNTLPAIGVFVTGFGLFGDDGVITLGGLVICVMGLILTLSIIIFGYEAVSAVINMIRQ
- a CDS encoding anti-sigma factor family protein, with amino-acid sequence MTLNDFDDQLRNRPSSYDAEWEEDLFVLMSCYLDGEVTPQERKQAEYLLACDLQAQKIYEQLSHISSGVQLMPVPESPVSSEETTAKVFARMRQQRQKRLAWGGSAIAALFVAAVAGLQPPLSFSNRQLARTPAPVSDEFGAPTPSEPVPTSDQQLSRDDITSRALFVE
- a CDS encoding sigma-70 family RNA polymerase sigma factor yields the protein MTHSISLSWSAVEATIPQTPVVPPAQLSNLELVRRCQLGARPDRAAFAELLRRHQSYVDKVLYHLAPDWQDRSDLAQEVWIRVYRNVRRLQDPVKFKGWLSRITTNLFYDELRKRKRVRPPLSLDATFKTDDGEREWEIATDDPGPDDALATDEFYHKLRLAIADLPEAFRTTIVLREIEGMAYEEIAEITGVSLGTVKSRIARARHRLQAELQTYIDT
- a CDS encoding response regulator, which encodes MNSILTFYGSRDEIDSLNSEAQMLFGYKNKALRGQPLSRLFPDWGQDRLPQQGRRADGTVFPCELELLEGEVASVLICRPLGANFGSNDERLLLARFVDDAPVAIAMFDRQMNYLRVTRRWLSEFQVQMPDIEGRSHYQVFPLFHQDPEALSRWQRRQQSCLAGNVETGDDEPVRQGQGGLEWYRWEMRPWKTGADEVGGVLLWMGNITHTKIVQDELYESKEAAEAANRSKSTFLANMSHELRTPLNAIIGYSEMLSEEAQDDGYEEIASDLEKIRGAGKHLLSLINDILDISKIEAGRMDLYIEAFDLNALMLEIEATATPLIEEKANTLILKGDPTLGNMYADLTKVRQVLFNLISNAAKFTQQGEITFEIRREVQDERSWIIFEVSDTGIGMTAEQLANIFTAFSQADASTTRKYGGTGLGLAIARHFCQMMGGDLQATSEPEVGSRFAVRLPAEPIDILEESFEHGMSQETQSEATGVILVIDDDPDTLDLISRRLIKDGFCVETATNGEIGLSKARELHPDAIILDILMEGMSGWNVLSELKADPTLVDIPTIVATILDDRNIGFTLGASDYLVKPVDNQQLTRLLAKYQGKLDGRASSRRRRILVVEDDDMNREMLRRTLEKFGCNVVEANNGRAALDAVAAEAPDLVLLDLMMPEMDGFGFLTEFRENPQWRSIPVVVVTAMELTAGDRQRLDGCVTHILEKGTATREELLYEVRERLFASLKRSPTESSGKWENG
- a CDS encoding response regulator encodes the protein MAKILLVEDNEMNRDMLSRRLRRKGYEVLVATNGAEGVDLSVSETPDLILMDMGLPVMDGWEATRRIKGESKTQQIPIIALTAHAIAGDREKCLAAGCDDYDTKPVEFPRLLAKIQTFLS
- a CDS encoding sensor histidine kinase, with protein sequence MIDDANVQRLTQLTRLGVLGGCGFVALAWLLDLWANPLPEGFWLLQRHLENPVLWLIDTIPILSGLVAHRFGQQIARRDLEQQQQRQTLKNQSRALVDLARNQQFETGSVSATLKGIAQTAAQIVNVARVSIWQFDGDRLVCLEVYRRYNNSHGKGTSLATRDLPKYTLALESDRCLAISDVRADSRTLALAQAYFTPHEIVAVLCAPVRLGRKMVGVVCCEQAQLPRRWSVEERTFVASIGDFVALALQTGDRTSAEVARWESEERFRWLSEATFEGIIIHADDAILDTNQALGSLFGYSDTELLAMNPLELFAPDCRVAARDPLRSGSERTCELTGLRRDGSLFPVEIQGRSLPYYGNKVRVTAVRDISERKATELALRQSEARYRAISELASDYIYAAEVGEDGRLSVQWATQSFEQITGYSMDEIQDLGGWSGVIHPEDQGKARRFGADEVQDWHGMREYRIITKQGQTRWLRDYARPDGDWEEGQSLRLLGAVKDVTLAKQAEAELYRAKDAAEAANRSKSAFLANMSHELRTPLNAIIGYSEILQEEAAEEGNEDAVQDVQKIRTAGNYLLALINDILDISKIEAGKMELYLESFDIAALIEEVCITVEPLIGKHHNALTIKADDELGQMQADLTKVRQVLLNLLSNAAKFTEEGQITLEVHRETERIYFRVVDTGIGMSEAQVSQLFEPFTQADASTTRQYGGTGLGLTISRRYCQIMGGEITVESELGCGSTFTVELPLMVNRLEIAVKS
- a CDS encoding adenylate/guanylate cyclase domain-containing protein — translated: MTSPETARVLVVDDNEANRDLLRRRLKRQGYEAMVAEDGFRALELMAEHSFDLVLLDIMMPGMNGYQVLEKMKADADLRDIPVLVISALDDIESVVKCIELGAEDYLPKPFNPILLKARLGACLEKKRLRDQEKAYLEKLTIEQGKSERLLLSILPKPIAERLKQNPRTIADSFNDVTVLFADIVGFTKLWSRISPTELVELLNEIFSGFDKLAEKNGLEKIKTIGDAYMVVGGLPIPREDHAEAIAQMALDMQHRMAQFNRGDHEPFSIRIGINTGPVVAGVIGTNKFIYDLWGDTVNTASRMESHGIANTIQVTEATYERLKDSFEFERRGVIDVKGKGKMTTYLLLDRLPALP
- a CDS encoding glycoside hydrolase family 10 protein, giving the protein MTNSVVCTHQEMGRSLSSSWGWLMGLVSLILPSGVMAQESPAWVEPCLQELRQQYSLAVPGGGLNQPVTRGELSQLLHQIKTSSTPLGENLPRFTEHQGTEFYTVDPHRHVSRWQLWETLTEEFGYQAANPPRETLRRYYRDGILVQDDTALEAIAAAAERGLVVNPSGADWLYPYRLASRADVVASLCQVLALDQPEFMALVPGEFVAPIEVPELRGVWLTNVDSEVLFSSQALQESFERLHRLNFNTVYPVVWNWGYTLYPSEVAEPVIGRAVDPEPGLQERDMLAEAVEYGQELGLRVIPWFEFGFQAPSYSELARRNPEWLTQRADGTQTIMEGEHERVWLNPFHPEVQEFILDLVLEIVENYDVDGIQFDDHFGLPVEFGYDDYTVELYRREHDGEDPPEDFNDPDWVRWRADKITEFMGRTFEAVKAVNPQAVVSVSPNPQHFAYARYLQDWQRWQELGYMEELVLQVYRSDIEVFIGELNRPEVLAARREIPVAIAVLAGLRNRPTEMPLIEEKVRTIRNQGFAGMSFFFYQSLWDWSEESPAQREAGLAGFFREAIVAPDVMN